The sequence ATGTCTCAAGATGCAGGGAGATTTCTGAGTGAAACCCATATTCGCCATACGGAAACAGAAGCGGATATTGGAGGCTCATGTATAGAGGGTGATCGTCACGTATCTGCTGCAAAGTGTCAGATTGGAATTGAACCACTATATCTTGTTCTCCAATTGTTGATGACATATCACCCACGATAAGGCATGCGACCTCGCTCGTACTCGGAAGTTCGTATTCTTTCCTCTTCCCTTTTGAAGAGGATACgaacacaagctacttgccaaAAAGATCATATGTTAGCTACATTCATGAGAGAACGATTGACTTCACAAAAAATGTTTCGCTATTACACTAACAAAGTCTTCTACGTCCCCTTGGACCACTTCAATCACTTCCTGAGTCATAGATGGGGATACCTTTTCCAATAAGATCTTCATCTCCTGGCAACAGAGGGACTTCTTTTTGAAGCACTAAGAACTGATAAATAAGATTTGGAAATATCAAGCTCGTGTCCAAGTCTCTTACGCGGGTCATGTTGATCACTTGTTCATACGCAAACTGGCCAAAGTCGATTTGCTTGCGTTTGGTAACAGCAGACATGAGGCGGAGACGCTTTTTCATCATCAAATCTGAGTCCGGACCTGGAAGCCAACTACGCTTTTTCATCATCAATAACTCTAAACACATCATCTAACCCATGATTCATAGGATCTAGAGAACCTTGAACCACAAAACCTCGAAGGCAAAGAGAGCGATACACGGTAGTGGCTTCGTGGTTAGGATGACGGCGAGAGTAACCCCCGATTGGAGAAACAGTTCCGGAGAATATCAATCGACTTTCTTGGACACGATCATCAAACGACTTGAACGAAACTCGTGATCGGAACTAGTAGTGTTCTCCATATGCGTTATCAATCTCGCTAAACCTCCGAATCCTAGTTCGAACAGAAGAAGAAGGATTTTGATCAGATATGGCGAGGAGTTTGGATTGGAAAGTGGTTAAAAATAGAAGAGGAAGGGTCGAGTTTTTCTCgttaaaaaggaagaagaagccattAATTCATCCCGATcagtttatatatatgattagtGGTGGGCATATATTTCCAATGAGTGtctttggtctagtggtagagTAGCATTCGTATTTGCTATTGTCTAGGGTTCGAACCTTCATCccatcattttttaaatttttgtcaaaatttgtatttttttggcttaaataaagatttataGTATTTAATCATTCATGGTTGTccacatatatatgtttccctcgttaaaaaggaagaagaagcaattTATTCATCCCGAGCGGTTCATAAATATCTTTAATGTTGGGCATATATTTTGCAATGAGTGTCCTTAGTCTACTGGTAGAGTAGCATCCGCATTTGCTCTTCTACAGAGTTCGAACCTCGGCCAatcagtttttaattttttttttaaattctatttttttgcttatataAAGAGTTATTGTATTTAGTCATTCATGGTTGTCCACATATATCTTCTAATTATTAGGTTTTTGATCGAATGTATCAAATAACTTAGTTCTAAATAATGataagattaaaatatatttttgataattatgtaCACAGATACTTCCAACGTTGTCCAAACTATTTctactataattaaataaaaaccagtCGCACAATCCAGAGTAGTAATCGTGCATTGAAATCAGAATTTGAAATTTCCTGAATTGGTTTGTCATCAACCAAATGATgtggtaaatatatatatagatattaccaTTTCATTGGTTCCTATACAGATAATAAAGATCACAGTGTATAGTTAgccattattatattttgatcaaaCTATATAACATGGAAAAGATTAatagtttatgttatttaaaaagaGATTATAACCAAAGTTGGTATAATGATGCAAAGGGAAATCGAAGATAAAGAAAAGGATGtctcaaacaaacaaaaaaaaaacacaaaacacaaaACCAGTCAAGGCAACTTCATTAGCCACATGTGGCACGCTTCACACTCTCAGACTCCATCACATCAGCACCCTATTTTTCCAACTCAGCTGCATTATCCGCTTCCTCATTATCACCTATTTCATCAACGTTTTCTCCTAAACTGTCTTCAGATTCTGGGGCATCAGGTGGGAGCACCTTTGTCACAGTCAGAGTCTGGGTCTTGGCGGTCAGATTGTGATTCGATACCTTCACAATAAACTTCCGCGTCTGTCCAATGGTATCAACCATAGCCTGAGGAACTGGGACCATGTGATCGCCTCCAACACTATCATTGACCTAACACACAATAAGACATCATCAGAAcactttttttaaatacttttgcAAGAACACGTTCTGGATCTCATAAACATACAAATTTCTAATTACCTGATAGTATCTCTCAACCAACTCGTTAGCTTTCTTTCCATTCAACTCCTCACCGGCATCACCAAGAACAACAAATACGGCTTGATCATTGTGGTCATACACAGAGAGCTTCGTCAAGTACCTAATACAAATAGGTGTTAACAACCATTGCGTTCAAAAAATATGTAGAAACTATATACAAACCACTTACTGCGCCACACCAACAATCTCACTCTTCCCATATTTCTCACATTAGTGTTGTGGGCCCTCTGGTTGCTTTTGTATGGCACACACCGCAGCCTATATAATACCATCCAGACCCGTGAACAACATCATCAATAATTGATGTGCACTCAAACCAAGCAACCTGgagtaatatttgaaaattcaaTGTGAAATTTAGTATCTTAGTAAATGTATCAGATATTGCAGATATAATACCTTAGAGAATGCCTGATTCATATAAGTGAAGAGTTCTCCCAAAGTCGATGGCTCAGGCTTGATAATCACCTCTGCATTAACTCTACTGGCAACATCCAGGTTAGAGTTCAACCTGAATAAAACGTCAACCCAGGCATTACAATATAGAGTAGCATGAACGGCATTCCAATACATGAAACTAAACCTTACCAACTGAGGTAGAAGAGTGTTTCTTGGACATCACTATCCATAAATACACCTGAGGACGCCATAGCAGATAGAGACAGGACACCTATAGCAGAAAGAATGCCATGACACATtagcaaacttataataaaatgaaGTTAAGGCCTCAATCATATATAAACTCATAAACAACAATATAACTTAGCAATACAAACCTCCAAACCGTTTCGGGTTTAAAGTGGTGACCAAGATAACACGAGCAGTACCTCCAGATGCTTTAAACTTCTCACTGAACTCAAAGGCAGCCTTGTCCTAGAGATACAACTTCATCACAGGATCGCTGCAACAACACAAACTCGTGTATTAAACAATTGCGAATATAGTTTTTAGTTAATAATTGAGAATATAGTTTTTAGTTAATATCATTGTGTTTAAACACGAAGCTATAACAACACAATAACTTACTCATGTGTCTGGACGTGAAGCTCAACTCGGCGAGATACAGCTATCTCAGCTTCATCAAGCAAGAGACCGTCACTGGGAACCTTCCCATTCACAAGTTTGATATGGCCAATATAGTCTGCAAGAGAAGACATCAAACTCAATGTCTTATTTATAAATCCGGCAATCAATACAAAATGCTAAGCAAACACTCCAAGATCAATACAATAACTAATCAGATGATATCATACGATCTAAGATCAGATTAAACTACTATCCAATATAAACGGTGATTGAGGTTAACGAAGCGAGAACTTACCATAATGATCACCTTTTTAGTCGGAAGCAGCATCGAACTCTCTGAATCCATATATACAGATCCGATCCTCAGGGAAACGGATTGAACTGTCCTCGAGAGCAGTGAGAGCAGAGTTCCATGAGAAGCTAATAGTGACATCTGGATCAGCTACCCGGTAGATTGTCTTACTCTTTGATCCGAAAAACTTGTTGAGCCGGTAAGTACAACCAGCTTTCATGTGAGGCAAATAGGTCTCAATCCTTCCATAGGGGATGAAGCCCTGGATTACACTCTCCTGTTGCCAAAATAAAATTAGTCAGATAAACATATGTTTAGTGAAAAccaaaactatttaaaatatttaacccgcaacaaatattatatatattcccATGATAATAGCAACAACAAATAATGATACATAAACAAATCAATCTATTTTGTTGCTAAGCAATCCTAATATCAATCATCTGATCAAACAAAGCGATGAACAGCAATCAGACGTTATGGTATCAAATCAATTATTCGAGGTCAAATTATGGTTTGTACCTCTTCATCGATGAACGTTCCAAGCCTCCCAAAAATGGATCAATCGAAACCGCACCTCGTCTTGATGGGGCCCGAATGTCACATTTTGAAGGTAATAACCTCTTCTACGTCGTCGTTGACGATTGATTTGCCTTTGTCGACGGGTGAGACAGATGATCTGCCCCTAACGCTGATAACGGGGACGGAAGAAGCACCGGTTTTGCCGTGTGATTTGATCGGACTCTACGATACAGCCGTTGCACCTCTTGATTTCACCGGATTGTCAACGCTGGAAGAGACACCGGTTTTAGTGACGGGTTTGATCGGACTCTTCGATACAGCCGTTCCACCTTTAGATTTCATCGGACCGTCATCGCCGGAAGAGACACCGGCTTGAGAGACGGGTTTGACGAAATTGGAGGGGATTGCCGCCTTGCCGTTCCTTTTCACTGAGTCGGAAACGTCGGATACCTTCATCGCAAGGAGCAGTTGAAAGGACAGAACagttttagatccaaaaaacaCATCGATTAAGAGATCTATATAGAATAGCAAGCGGAGAAAGCGATAAAGATCCATTAATGAGATTAAAAGTTCAGAAGAGTGGAGAGAAAATTGATTGTCCGCGATTAAGATTTGTGAAACGTAGTAAACGGAGAAGAGGAAAAGAAAGGGGATCGACGGaacgaagaagagaaagagaaaagggATCGAAGATCGAACATGAGACTTCACCGAGACATGGACTTCCATGGACTTTCCGGGCTTTCAGATTCCAAACATTATTGGGTCGTTAGGATGCGAGGCCCAAATGCAATGCGCAGCGCGTCTGACGTGGCTTATCAGTGGTTTCCTATTGGTTGATTATTATTGAGGGCGTGGACAGCATGAGAGGAGCCCTTATTcaacttttagtattgtattgataATCATCGTTATAACATCATGAATATAATAACTACATAAACTAAAAGAGAAATTAATCACTGTTAAGAaagcaattttaaaacaataaagttTGGTAATGTTatgtttaattttcatattatgTGAATCTTAAACTAAAGAGAtagttataagaaaaaaaaaacaaacaaagaaagatGTTTTTTgtggaaattttatgtttaccactttcaaggtaccacttttcatctttaccaccacttaagggacattttcaaaaataccttgtttattaagtgacaaaagactATTATGCCgttgttatctatatatatatatatataataaatcattatttaaataaataaaaataaaaaaataaaaaaaaaaactaaattttttattcgaattatacttttttaaatgcgaacttttttataaatgtttttttgaattttttttaactattttttttcaaaatttatttttgaaattcgaaaattatgtttgaagctattttttaattttttttatatttttaagtaattatttatatatttattaaaatctttcACATTCCAAAAGCCTTATCATatctctcaactctaaaccctaagtctagattagttaatcctaggggtataaatgtcttttccattcattaaaagtgaaagtaaaagtgattagtgtaaacatgaaaagtaggAGTAGTACTATAAAtatggtatttgtggcaattggTTTTATTCCATTTAAGATGAACAAAGAAAACAGAGAACACAGGGATAGAGTTTTATTATTAGTAGCTAGTTAAAACTCTTATCCACGTAATTTTGTAGTCTTTAACTTCGCTCGATTAATAGACATAATTTTGGACTTTGACGCAGCCTCTGCCTAGTCAGCTTTCACGAACACAAAGCGGAATGGCAGATTGGATGGAGCCAAACGGCTATAGCCATATCTGTCCACAACCATTCCGAATTCGTAGCAGCTCTTATCGCCACCACAATACACAAACTTGTAACCGCTAAGTAGACCTCCAGCTTTCTTGATCTGGAAGGAACTTTTGGACGAATCTTTTCCAGTTTCTGGCTTAGGACCAGCTGCTATGAACAGCCATCCTTTAATCTCAGTCTCAGTGAGCCACCAATAGGATGACTGACCGCAGATCGTAGGTGGGAGGTCCATCTTGATGTTGAGGTTCTCTGATTCGGGAACGAACCTAGCTCCAGAACCCCAGTTTAAGAATCTTAGGGGAAGGCCCTTGTTCCTCCTTGATAATTCCGGTCCGACATAAAGGGGACATGGGTTGGCACCACCGGAGGCGAGAGTCAGGGCACTTTCATAGTGGGAGACTGGGACAGCGTAGTAACTGCCATTGGATATGAGATTACCATCAGTGTCGACAACTGGTTCGCCCGCCTTTGCTGTGGCGGCCAAAACAGCGGTTGAGACAAGAAGGAAGTAAAACATAGGATTCATCTTCTTTTTTGGAGTTTATGTGGTTGACTAGATTTGTTTGTTACTGGATGAAGAAAATGTGAGTTCATATGGTTGCTTTTTATCAGTTTATACATCCACATAGGTTTTGAATTATTagctttaaaattaaacaagtaCACTGAGATTTGAGAAGATCATGTCCATCTTTGTTTACTCAACTTTCCTTCCAtgcttcttcatttttattttatttctggCTACGAACGCTTCTGTaacttgtttgtttatttatttcttatgtGGAGATAAagttttaacaaataaaattatatatgttcgTAGTTGCCACGCATGTTTTCGCTTATTGTTTTATTTCATGTATAGATGGATAAACAAAGAAGACAGGAACACATGGATAGAGTTTTATTATCTATAGTAAGTTAAAACTCTATTATCTTCTTAATTTTGTAGTCTTTAATTTCTCTCACATAATAGATATATTCTTGGACGGAGTCTCTGTCTCGTCAGCTTTCACGAACGTAATGGGGAATTGAAAGTGTAAAGGCCCAAGACATCACTCAAGCCCAACAGGAGTTGGCCCAAGTTATCAAAGGAGTCAACGGCTCTCTCAACCAGGATCAGAAGACGACAATAAGACAGAAGAGTGAGAAGAAGGGGACAGACTGTGCTAAGGAGCAGAGAGCTCTCGTACTATGTAACCAGTTTGATACCTTGTTATCAGTAGCAAGTGGCTAGATGTGTGACAGATGTAAACAGATCCTGAGAGATCAATTAGGGTTGAGAGAGTGTCTCCAACTATATAAAGAAGTATAGGAGGTTGTAAAC is a genomic window of Brassica napus cultivar Da-Ae chromosome A2, Da-Ae, whole genome shotgun sequence containing:
- the LOC106423517 gene encoding kunitz trypsin inhibitor 4-like — its product is MNPMFYFLLVSTAVLAATAKAGEPVVDTDGNLISNGSYYAVPVSHYESALTLASGGANPCPLYVGPELSRRNKGLPLRFLNWGSGARFVPESENLNIKMDLPPTICGQSSYWWLTETEIKGWLFIAAGPKPETGKDSSKSSFQIKKAGGLLSGYKFVYCGGDKSCYEFGMVVDRYGYSRLAPSNLPFRFVFVKAD